From the Streptococcus halotolerans genome, the window TAAGAGCGCTAACGATGGCTAGCATGGTTCTGCGAGGAACACGCGTATAATCTTTTTTCCAGTAGCTACGAACCATGCTGATTAAAATTGGAATCATCTTTAATTCCTGACGAATAAATGGAACCCACTTCATCCGCTTTTCTAGCTTTTCAAGAAATGGCTCCATTTTAGCATCATCTCTGAGTAATTCATCTGCTTTTTTATAACGACTTTGCAGTTCCGTCATAGCTTGTTTTTTATCGAAATATGTTTTCATCATGTGACCTCTTGTTCTATCAAGGATGGGACTTTGTGATTAAGTGTTATCAAACAATAATAGACTAATAAGACTGACTTTCAAAGACTAACAACTAACATCATTAGGATGGCTTAAAACAGCATCAATACGTTTGTGGCTTGGTATAGTATCTCAGTTGTTATCGCAGAGGTATCCTTAGAAAACGGTATTTTCCTCTAAGGTAAACTTAACGTTATCTTCAATCCATTGACGGCGTGGTGCAGCTTTGTCTCCCATAAGAACCGAGACGCGGCGCTCTGCGCGCGCAAGATCATCTATGGTTACTTTGATAAGCGTACGCGTGTCTGGATTCATGGTTGTTTCCCAAAGTTGGTCAGCATTCATCTCCCCAAGACCTTTATAGCGTTGCAAGAGTGAGCCTTTACCAAATTTTTGACGAAGTTCTTCCAACTCACCATCGCTCCAAGCATACTCAACGACTTCTTTCTTTCCTTTACCTTTTGACATCTTGTAAAGTGGTGGAAGAGCGATGAAGACGTGACCTGCTTCTACTAGAGGTCGCATGTAACGATAAAAGAAGGTTAAAAGGAGCGTTTGGATATGGGCGCCATCCGTATCGGCATCAGTCATGATAATAATTTTGTCATAATTGATATCGTCCAAACTAAAATCGGCACCAACTCCTGCACCAATGGTATGAATCATGGTATTGATTTCTTCATTTTTGAGAATATCAGTCATTTTAGCTTTTTCGGTATTCAAGACCTTACCTCGAAGCGGTAAAATGGCTTGGAATTTACGATCGCGTCCTTGTTTAGCAGAACCTCCAGCTGAGTCTCCCTCGACTAGATAAAGTTCATTTTTCTTAGCATTTTTAGATTGGGCAGGAGTGAGTTTCCCAGAGAGTAGCCCTTTGTCTTTTTTATTTTTCTTACCATTACGGCTTTCATCACGCGCCTTTCGTGCAGCTTCACGAGCATCCCTAGCACGAATCGCCTTACGGATAAGATTAGACGCTACTTCCCCATTTTCAAGAAGAAAATAGGTCAATTTTTCAGAGACGATGCCATCAACGACCGGTCTTGCTAAAGGAGATCCAAGTTTGTCCTTAGTTTGCCCTTCAAATTGGAGGTGTTCTTCAGGAACTAGGATTGACAAAACGGCTGATAAGCCTTCACGATAATCAGAGCCTTCTAAGTTTTTGTCTTTTTCTTTTAGTAATCCCGTTTTACGAGCATAGTCATTCATAGCCTTGGTAATAGCTGACTTTAGTCCTGTTTCATGTGTTCCACCGTCTTTGGTGCGGACATTATTAACAAATGAAAGGATGTTATCTGAAAAGCCATCGTTGTACTGCATAGCAATATCAACTTGAAAGGCTTGGTCACTCCCTTCAATAGAAATGACTGGTGTCAAGGTTTCTTTATCTTCATTGAGGTAAGTAACAAAATCCTGAACACCATTTTCATAGTGAAACTCTTCGTGTATCTCCTCTTCTTGACGATGATCCGTTAGCGTCATGGTTACATTCTTTAGAAGAAAGGCAGACTCTTTAAGCCGATCAGAAATGGTATTAAAACGGAAATCTGTCGTCGAAAAAATAGTAGCATCTGGCATAAAGGTAACGGTTGTTCCCGTTTTTGACTTAGGTGCTGTGCCAACTTTTTTCAAGCTAGTAGCAGGTTTTCCGCCATCTTCGAATCGTTGCTTGTATACCGCACCATCACGCGTGATCTCAACCTCTAACCAAGACGAGAGAGCATTAACAACCGAAGACCCAACGCCATGCAAGCCGCCTGAAGTTTTGTAACCACCTTGACCAAACTTCCCACCCGCATGGAGAACCGTAAAGATAACCTGGACAGTTGGAATACCCATGGCGTGTTTACCAGTTGGCATACCCCGACCGTTATCAGCGACACTAACCGAACCATCCTTATTGAGGGTTACGGAAATTTTTTCTCCAAATCCTGAGAGAGCCTCGTCGACGGCATTATCAACGATTTCCCAAACCAAATGATGAAGTCCTGTCGCATCCGTTGAGCCGATATACATACCGGGACGTTTGCGAACGGCGTCCAATCCTTCTAAGACTTGAATGGCATCATCGCCGTAATTGTTAATATTAATTTCTTTTTTAGCCAAAATAGCCTCCAAATAGTTTCATCTTTCCTATATTACAAGTTTTCCAAAAAATTTGCAAAAAAATTTAAAGTATTGACCTTAAAATAAACTTGTTCGTTCAGTGTGCTATGCTATAATAGTGACATGAAAATAATTTTACTCGTACTAGTGGCCTATTTGTTAGGCTCAATTCCTACTGGCCTGTGGATTGGTAAGTATATTTACCATATCAATTTACGTCATTTTGGTTCTGGAAATATGGGGACTACCAATACTTTCCGTATTTTAGGCAAAAAAGCTGGCCT encodes:
- a CDS encoding YkvA family protein, with product MKTYFDKKQAMTELQSRYKKADELLRDDAKMEPFLEKLEKRMKWVPFIRQELKMIPILISMVRSYWKKDYTRVPRRTMLAIVSALIYFLSPVDVIPDWIPILGQLDDALVVAACWKLVNKDVEDYRRWQKERRHQVVEQ
- the parE gene encoding DNA topoisomerase IV subunit B — translated: MAKKEININNYGDDAIQVLEGLDAVRKRPGMYIGSTDATGLHHLVWEIVDNAVDEALSGFGEKISVTLNKDGSVSVADNGRGMPTGKHAMGIPTVQVIFTVLHAGGKFGQGGYKTSGGLHGVGSSVVNALSSWLEVEITRDGAVYKQRFEDGGKPATSLKKVGTAPKSKTGTTVTFMPDATIFSTTDFRFNTISDRLKESAFLLKNVTMTLTDHRQEEEIHEEFHYENGVQDFVTYLNEDKETLTPVISIEGSDQAFQVDIAMQYNDGFSDNILSFVNNVRTKDGGTHETGLKSAITKAMNDYARKTGLLKEKDKNLEGSDYREGLSAVLSILVPEEHLQFEGQTKDKLGSPLARPVVDGIVSEKLTYFLLENGEVASNLIRKAIRARDAREAARKARDESRNGKKNKKDKGLLSGKLTPAQSKNAKKNELYLVEGDSAGGSAKQGRDRKFQAILPLRGKVLNTEKAKMTDILKNEEINTMIHTIGAGVGADFSLDDINYDKIIIMTDADTDGAHIQTLLLTFFYRYMRPLVEAGHVFIALPPLYKMSKGKGKKEVVEYAWSDGELEELRQKFGKGSLLQRYKGLGEMNADQLWETTMNPDTRTLIKVTIDDLARAERRVSVLMGDKAAPRRQWIEDNVKFTLEENTVF